One Helianthus annuus cultivar XRQ/B chromosome 7, HanXRQr2.0-SUNRISE, whole genome shotgun sequence genomic region harbors:
- the LOC110869269 gene encoding F-box protein PP2-A11, translating into MGSGFSTSNNEGSGAVGLGDLPENCLAMVLGYLDPTDICNLARVNRAFHRASSADFIWEPKLPENYRILSEKLMFYGGSSECLGKKDIYAGLCSPVRFSSGTKEVWMEKGGGICMLASWKGMKITGIDDRRYWSHVPSLQSRFHTIAYLHQIWWLEVEGDLEFEFPAGSYSLFFRLQLGRPPKGQYKTTQHVHGWNIKPVRFQFSVSNGEHATSQHFLNESGKWQRCHVGDFVIQSSYKPTKINFSMTQIDCTHQKGGLALDSVFICPKKLDLVR; encoded by the exons atGGGGTCTGGATTTTCTACATCTAACAATGAAGGATCTGGGGCGGTCGGTCTAGGAGACTTACCGGAGAACTGTCTAGCGATGGTTCTCGGCTATTTAGACCCAACGGATATTTGTAACTTGGCAAGAGTCAATCGAGCTTTTCACCGCGCATCATCAGCTGATTTTATATGGGAACCGAAGTTACCCGAAAATTATAGGATTCTTTCGGAAAAACTTATGTTTTATGGAGGGAGTTCCGAGTGTTTGGGAAAGAAAGATATCTATGCTGGATTGTGTAGTCCTGTTAGATTTTCTAGTGGTACAAAG GAAGTGTGGATGGAGAAAGGAGGGGGGATTTGCATGTTGGCTTCTTGGAAGGGGATGAAGATAACAGGCATTGATGATAGGAGATATTGGAGCCATGTCCCTTCTCTGCAATCAAG ATTTCACACAATTGCGTATCTTCATCAAATATGGTGGTTGGAAGTAGAAGGAGACTTGGAGTTTGAATTTCCAGCCGGTAGTTATAGCCTTTTCTTTCGTCTTCAACTCGGAAGACCACCCAAGGGGCAATACAAGACCACTCAACATGTTCATGGTTGGAACATCAAGCCCGTTCGGTTCCAGTTTTCTGTATCCAACGGCGAGCATGCTACATCTCAACATTTTCTAAACGAGTCAGGGAAATGGCAACGGTGTCATGTTGGGGATTTTGTCATCCAGAGTTCGTATAAACCTACAAAAATCAACTTCTCCATGACACAAATTGATTGTACTCACCAGAAAGGTGGTTTGGCTTTAGATTCTGTGTTCATATGCCCCAAAAAACTTGACCTAGTACGGTGA
- the LOC110869270 gene encoding probable methyltransferase PMT15 — translation MAGQTPPYYTPTTKPTTAVTTNLLRKDNVVLACLVIFLCSFFYLFGTWQPHATTTPSSTLTTTINCPSTTTNTNTATETNSNKHLDFTTHHSATVNDVVIKTYPPCPNNFSEYTPCQDQKRSLKFPRDRLIYRERHCPEKHELLKCRVPAPYGYKNPFKWPDSRDLVWYANVPHKDLTVEKAVQNWIRFEGDRFRFPGGGTMFPNGADAYIDDIGKLINLNDGSIRTAIDTGCGVASWGAYLLSRNIMAMSFAPRDTHEAQVQFALERGVPALIGVIASKRLPYPSRAFDMAHCSRCLIQWGQYDGVYLIEVDRVLRPGGYWILSGPPINWENHWRGWERTQEDLNEEQTQIEKVAKSLCWKKLVQKGDLAIWQKPINHLDCKTGPKFTQTPTFCPVQNPDSAWYTDIETCLTRLPEVSNEEEVAGGAIANWPKRLDMVPPRVSSGSIDGVTPEIFQKDVILWKKRISYYKTVNSQLGQPGRYRNLLDMNAFLGGFAASLVEDPLWVMNIVPVEAKADTLGAIYERGLIGTYQSWCEAMSTYPRTYDLIHADSVFTLYKDRCEMEDIMLEMDRILRPEGSVIIRDDVDLLVKIKKIAEGLNWESQIVDHEDGPLVREKLLFAVKLYWTAPADSDQGS, via the exons ATGGCGGGACAAACCCCACCGTACTACACCCCAACCACCAAACCCACCACCGCCGTCACGACCAATCTCCTCCGTAAAGACAACGTTGTACTAGCATGTCTTGTGATCTTCCTATGTTCTTTCTTCTACTTATTCGGCACATGGCAACCACATGCCACCACCACCCCCTCTTCCAccctcaccaccaccatcaactgcccctccaccaccaccaacaccaacACCGCCACCGAAACCAACTCAAACAAACACCTAGACTTCACCACCCACCACTCCGCCACCGTCAACGACGTCGTCATCAAAACCTACCCACCATGTCCCAACAACTTCTCCGAATACACACCATGTCAAGATCAAAAAAGATCATTGAAATTCCCACGTGACCGGCTTATATACCGCGAACGGCATTGTCCCGAGAAGCACGAGCTTTTGAAGTGTCGGGTTCCGGCCCCTTACGGGTATAAGAACCCGTTTAAGTGGCCGGATAGCCGGGATCTTGTGTGGTACGCGAATGTACCACACAAGGATCTGACCGTGGAGAAAGCGGTTCAGAATTGGATCAGATTTGAAGGTGACCGGTTTAGGTTCCCTGGTGGTGGGACCATGTTTCCCAATGGCGCCGATGCGTATATCGACGATATTGGGAAACTCATCAATCTTAACGACGGATCTATTCGAACCGCTATTGATACGGGTTGTGGG GTAGCTAGTTGGGGAGCTTATCTTTTGTCACGTAACATCATGGCGATGTCGTTTGCGCCAAGGGATACACACGAAGCGCAAGTCCAGTTCGCGTTAGAGCGAGGTGTTCCCGCTTTAATTGGTGTCATCGCCTCCAAGCGGCTTCCATATCCGTCTAGGGCTTTCGACATGGCTCATTGCTCTCGTTGTCTCATCCAATGGGGTCAATATG ATGGAGTATACTTGATCGAAGTGGATCGCGTTCTTCGGCCTGGTGGATACTGGATCCTATCCGGGCCTCCGATTAACTGGGAAAACCATTGGAGAGGATGGGAGAGAACACAAGAGGATTTGAATGAGGAACAAACACAAATTGAGAAAGTTGCCAAGAGTCTTTGTTGGAAAAAACTAGTCCAAAAGGGTGATCTTGCTATATGGCAAAAGCCAATCAACCATTTAGATTGTAAAACGGGTCCGAAATTCACTCAAACTCCGACTTTTTGCCCCGTCCAAAATCCTGATTCGGCTTG GTATACGGACATAGAGACATGTTTAACTCGATTGCCCGAAGTATCAAACGAAGAAGAAGTTGCGGGTGGTGCAATAGCAAACTGGCCTAAGAGACTAGACATGGTGCCTCCTAGGGTTAGTAGTGGAAGCATTGATGGTGTAACACCCGAAATTTTCCAAAAAGACGTTATTTTATGGAAGAAGAGAATTTCATACTACAAAACTGTAAATAGTCAACTTGGTCAACCGGGAAGATACCGTAATCTTCTTGACATGAACGCGTTTTTAGGTGGTTTCGCGGCTTCACTTGTTGAAGATCCTTTATGGGTCATGAACATTGTCCCGGTTGAAGCCAAGGCCGACACGCTAGGTGCAATTTACGAGCGTGGACTCATTGGAACTTATCAAAGCTG GTGCGAAGCAATGTCGACTTATCCTAGAACATATGACCTCATCCATGCGGATTCAGTTTTTACCTTATACAAAGACAG ATGTGAGATGGAAGATATCATGTTGGAAATGGACAGAATATTAAGACCAGAAGGAAGTGTGATAATAAGAGATGACGTGGATTTATTggtgaaaattaaaaaaattgcaGAAGGGTTAAACTGGGAAAGTCAAATAGTTGACCATGAAGATGGGCCATTAGTGAGAGAGAAGCTTCTTTTTGCTGTTAAATTGTATTGGACTGCTCCAGCTGATTCTGACCAAGGTTCCTAA